The DNA region AGTGTTCAGAAAAGGATATTCTAAATAAAATTAGTATAATTACTAATGAAGTTAGAGAAAAAGAAAAAGAAATAAATAAATTAAAGTCAAAATTGGCTTCAGGTTCTGAAGATGATATAATAAAGTCTATTAAGAATGTTAAGGGAATAAAGTTCGCAGCAATGGAATTAAAAGATGTTGATAGTAATTCTCTTAGAGATCTAGCTGATAAAACAAGAGGCAAAATAGGTGAAGGAGTAGTTGTTTTAGGCAGCAGCATTGATGGTAAAGTACAGTTAATAGCAATGGCAACAAAGGGTGCTGTATCAAGAGGCGTTAACTGTGGTAAGATAATAAAAGAAATAGCTGCCATTTGCGGAGGCGGAGGCGGTGGAAGGCCAGATATGGCTCAAGCTGGTGGTAAGAATCCGGAAAAGCTTGGGGAAGCTATAACAAAAGTTGAAAGTATAATGGAAAAATTAGTTAAATAGTATACTTTTGATGAAATATGATTTATAATATAAATATCTAGTTTGATACCATTTCACAAAGGGGTGAAAGTTTAAATGGCAAATAACAATGATAATACTATCCAATTTGATGTATTAAAGAATAAAAAAGATTTGACAAAGGCTATATTAAGTGAAGTATATGACTCTTTGAAAGAAAAAGGATATAATCCTATAAATCAGCTAGTAGGGTACATAATATCAGGTGATCCTACATATATAACTAATTATAATGGTGCACGTGCTCTAGTGAGAAAACTGGAGAGAGATGAGATACTGGAGGAAGTATTAAAATCTTATTTAAATGTAAAATAAAAGTGCCTATTATAGGCATTTTTATTTTTATTTTACGCATAATAAAAGGAGTCAATTATGAGAATTTTAGGATTAGATATAGGAGATAGAACTATAGGTGTAGCTATAAGTGATCCACTGGGCTATACAGCTCAAGGAGTTACTACCATAAGAAGAAAAAACGAGGATAAGGATATAGAAGAATTGGCAAAGTTATGCAAAGAATATAATGTGGAAACTATTGTTTCAGGTTTACCTAAAAATATGAATGGTACAGTGGGTCCACAAAGTGAAAAGGTTTTAGCCTTTTGCGAAATTATCAAGGTAAAAATAGATATACCTGTGAAAATGTGGGATGAGAGACTTACAACAGTTGCTGCTGAAAAAGCCATGCTGGAAGCTGATCTCTCAAGGGCAAAACGTAAAAAGATAATAGATAAAATGGCTGCTACCTATATTTTACAGGGATATTTAGATAGTTTATCAATGAATCTTACTTAGTGGGAGTTTGTATTCCCACTAAGTTTAGATGAATTATCCAGGGACGTAGCCACTCTTTACTCCCATTTGAAGAAAAGTAGAGAACCAAAATCTTTGATTTTGTGTGAATCACTTTCACAGAGTGCAGTGAGAGTATTAGAGTGGTTAGGCATCGGATAAAAGTAAAATTTGACAAAGTTCATTGTAGTATTTAAAATAGTAATAAAATGGAGGTACAGTTTATTATGGAAAATGATGTGACTAATATTACTCTCTTAGATGAAGATGGTAATGAAGTAGATTTTGAAGTGATAACTAAATTAGATATTGAGGAAAATGAATACGTGATAGTTGCACCTAAGGATGATAGCGATAATTCAGAAGCTGTAGTACTTAGAATTGATATAGATGAAGACGGTAATGATATTCTCTATACAGTAGAAGATGAGGATGAATTTAATATGGTAAGTGAAGCTTATGAAGCGCTATTTCCGGATGGAGAACTAAATTAGGAGAACTTTATTTAAGGTCTGTAATTTAGGCTTTATTTACTTACGAAATGGGGGATTTATGTGCCTAAGTTATCAATAGATGAAATAGAAAAATTAAAAAATAATTTAAAACAAAAGGGCTATAAGCTGACACCTCAGAGAAGAGCTGTTTTAGATATAATAATACAAAGTGAAGGGCAGCACCTTACTGCGGAAGAAATTTATGAACTAGTAAAAGTAGATTGTCCTGAAATTGGATTAGCTACAGTGTATAGAACTGTACTTCTACTTGAGGAATTAGGCGTTATATCCAAGCTTGATTTAAACGACGGCTGCAGTAGATATGAACTTGTTCACGAAAATGAAAATCATCAGCATCACCACCTTATTTGCACAAATTGTGGTAAGGTTATAGAGGTAGAAGGGGATTTATTAGATTCTTTAGAGCATACTATTGAAGAAAAGTATGTGTTTAAAATAAAAAATCATAGTGTTAAATTTTACGGATTATGCAGTGATTGCAATAAATCCAGTAAATTAAAATAAATTTGAAAATATTTATAATTAATATATAAATATTGGCATGTGAAAGGAGATAGTAAGGTAAATGTACAAGATGAATTTTGTATTAGATAAGGGTGCGGTTTTACTTATGATTATACTGTGAATTTTTATCAATTAAATAGGATGCAAAATATATCTGTATACTAACCTTCTAATTCTTTGAATATGACTTAAGTAAAAAAGGAGGGTAGAGTTATGCGTAAAGAAAGAGACAAAATAAAAATTATGCCATTAGGTGGTTTAAATGAGATTGGGAAAAACATAACAGTTATAGAATATAAAGATGAAATAGCAATAATTGACTGTGGATTGAAATTTCCAGATGAAGAAATGTATGGAATAGATATAGTCATTCCAGATGTGACCTATTTAGTTAAAAATATTGAAAAAGTTAAGGGGATATTTTTAACGCATGGACATGAAGATCATATTGGAGCACTTCCCTATGTTTTGAAACAATTAAATGTTCCTGTGTATGGAACAAAACTCACCTTAGGTATAGTTGAAACAAAACTAAAGGAGCACGGTCTTTTAAGCATTGTTAAGCTTGTATGTGTTAAGCCAAAAGATATTATAAAACTTGATACCATGTCAGTTGAGTTTATAAGAACAAGTCATAGTATAGCGGATTCAACTGCTATAGCTATTCATACTCCACTTGGTGTGATTTTCCATACCGGTGATTTTAAAATAGACTATACTCCAATTGATGGATGTGTTGCGGATTTCGCTAGATTTGCTGAATTAGGTAAGAGGGGAGTCTTACTTATGCTAGCTGACAGTACTAATGTTGAAAGATCAGGATACACTATGTCTGAAAGTACAGTTGGAGAAACATTTCAAAAGATATTTGCTAAAGCTACTGGAAGAATAATAGTTGCTACTTTTGCATCTAATATACACAGAATTCAACAAGTGGTGGAGGCAGCAGAAAAATTTGATAGAAAAGTAGCTGTATCAGGCAGGAGTATGGAAAATATTTTAGCGGTTGCCATTGAATATGGATATCTAACAGCTAAAGAGGGAACAATGATCAGTATAGATGCTATAAATAGGTATCCCGCTGACAAAGTTGCGATAATAACAACCGGAAGTCAGGGAGAGCCTATGTCTGCACTTACAAGAATGGCAGCTTCTGAACACAAGAAAGTAAATATTGTTGATGGTGATATGGTTATTATTTCAGCATCACCAATACCAGGAAACGAAAAATTAGTTTCTAGAGTAATAAATCAGTTATTTAAAAAAGGTGCAGATGTTATATATGAAGCATTAGCAGATGTACATGTATCTGGTCATGCTTGCCAGGAAGAATTAAAGTTAATTCATACTTTAGTTAAACCAAAGTTTTTCATGCCAGTTCATGGAGAGTATAGACATTTAAAACAGCATGGTGAGCTTGCAGCAAGGCTTGGTATGGAAAAGAAAAATATACTTATAGCTGACAATGGAGATGTAATTGAGCTTACAAGAAGTTCTATAAGAAAAAATGGCAGTGTAATTTCAGGTCAAGTATTTGTAGATGGACTAGGTGTTGGAGATGTGGGAAATATTGTTTTAAGAGACAGAAAACATCTATCACAGGATGGAATTCTCACTGTGGTTGTTACTATTGAAAAACAAAGTGGCAGTGTTATTGCTGGACCAGATATTATTTCTAGAGGTTTTGTATATGTGAGAGAATCAGAAGATCTTATGGATGAAGCAAGAGAAATTGTTAAAAATGCTCTAAAGGAATGTGAAGAAAATCATATAACTGAATGGGCTACAATAAAATCCAATATAAAAGATGGTTTAAGGTTATTCTTATATGAAAAAACTAAAAGAAAGCCTATGATACTACCTATAATTATGGAAATATAATTGACTTAATTATTTTCTTAAGTTGACTTTTTATAAACATAATATTAGAATAAGTATGATAAAAGTAAAATTGGATGCTAATCAGTATCCAATTTTTATTTGTGACTTTTGCAATTATATATACAATTCTCAGAATTGTAATACAATTACCATAAGGTATTAAAAAGATAACCAACCAATATACTAGTCCGGTTTGTTTTGTTATTTATTTTGAAATACCTTAAATTAAGTTTGGAGGATAAAACATGGAATTATTTACTAGAAATGACATAAGAAACGTGGCTATAATAGCTCACGTTGACCATGGTAAGACAACACTTGTAGATTCACTTTTAAGACAAAGCCATGTATTTAGAAGTAATGAAAAAGTTCAGGAAAGAGTCATGGACTCTAATGATCTTGAAAAAGAAAGAGGAATAACAATACTTTCAAAGAATACATCTGTAATACACAAGGGTATTAAAATTAATATCGTAGACACACCAGGACATGCAGATTTTGGTGGAGAAGTTGAGCGTGTATTGAAAATGGTTGATAGTGTTCTTTTACTAGTGGATGCTTTTGAAGGACCAATGCCACAGACAAAATTTGTTTTGAAAAAGGCTTTAGAGCTTGGACTTAAGCCTATAGTTGTTGTAAATAAGATAGATAAACCTAATGCTAGGCCTACTGATGTTATTAATGAAGTCTTTGACTTGTTTGTAGAACTTGGTGCTAGTGATGAACAGCTTGAGTTCCCAATAATTTATGCTTCTGCAAGAGATGGAATAGCAAAATATGAAGTCGAAGATGAAAGTGATAATATGGAGCCATTATTCGACACAATAATTAAGCATGTAAAGGCTCCAATTGGATATTTAGAAGCACCTTTTCAAATGCTTGTAACTACTATCGATTCCAATGAATATGTTGGAAGAATTGCTATAGGAAAAGTAGAAAGAGGTCGTTTAAAGAAAAATCAGCAAGCTGCTGCTATTAGAAAAGATGGTTCTACACAAAATTTTAAAATATCTTCTCTCTATGTTTATGAAGGATTAAAAAGGGTAGAAACTGATGAAGTAATGATAGGAGATATAGCTGTTGTTTCCGGTATACAAGACGTAAATATTGGTGAAACTATAGCGGATGCAGCTACTCCAGAAGCACTTCCATTTGTAGATATAGATGAACCTACTTTGAGTATGTATTTTATGGTAAACAATTCACCTTTTGCAGGTAGAGAAGGCGACTTTGTTACTTCAAGACATATAAGAGATAGACTTAATAAGGAACTTGAAACTAATGTAAGTTTAAAAGTTGAAGAAACTGATTCAGCTGATTCATTTAAAGTTAGTGGAAGAGGAGAATTACATCTTTCAATTCTTATTGAAACAATGAGAAGAGAAGGTTATGAATTTCAGGTTTCAAAGCCAATGGTTATCTATAAAGAAAAAGATGGTAAAAAGCTTGAACCAATAGAAAATTTAACTATTGATGTACCAGAAGAATTCATGGGCGTAGTTATGGAAAAATTGGGACCAAGAAAAGCTGAACTTAAAAACATGACATCAGCTATAAATGGTTATACAAGATTGGAATTTAAGATACCATCAAGAGGTCTAATTGGTTTTAGAAATGAATTTATGACTGATACTAAGGGAAATGGTATAATGAATAGTGTACTTGATGACTATGAAGAGTACAGAGGAGAAATACCTGAGAGAAGTAGAGGCTCAATTGTAGTATTTGAACCAGGAACGGCTATAACTTATGGGTTATATAATGCACAAGAAAGAGGAAGACTTTTCATTGAACCAGGTACAGAAGTTTATGCTGGAATGATAGCTGGAGAATGTTCAAGAGCTGATGATATTGATGTTAATGTTTGCAAGAAAAAGCATCTTTCAAATACAAGATCATCTGGTGCTGACGATGCATTAAAATTAGTTCCTGTAGGGGAAATGAGTCTAGAAAAATGTCTTGAATTCATAGCTTCTGATGAATTAGTTGAGGTTACTCCTAAAAGTATAAGAATGAGAAAGAAAGAACTTGATTCAAACATTAGAAAAAGAACAAGTAGAAATAAATAGAAATATGTAGGATGGTAGCGGTATGAAAAACATATATAAAGGAAAAAATAAGCTGATTATTAATATTTCTATAGTTATTATAATATTACTTGTTTTATTCGCATATATAGCAAATTCATTAAATCATCCTTTTAGGGTTAATAGTAATAAGGAGTTTGAGGTAAAGAATGGAGATACGCTTTATGGTGTAATATCTAGACTTGATTCACAAGGACTTGTTAGAAATTCTAACCTTATAAAAGCCTATATAAAATATAAAAAAGCTCCCGGTAATATTAGACCGGGACTTTATACTCTTTATAACAACTTAAGTATAGATAAATTTATAAACAATATAAATAATGGAGTTTTCGATAAAAATACAGTATTTATAACTATACCAGAAGGTTATAATTTATCACAAATTGCAGAATTGCTGGATAAAAAAGGAGTTATAACTAAAGATAATTTTATAAAGGCAAGTAGTGATTATAAGCTTCCTGATTATATTAAGAATGATAATAATAGAAAATACAAATTAGAAGGATATCTTTTCCCAGATACTTATCAATTGAAAAAGAATATGCCTGGGAAAGAAATAATAGATTTGATGTTATCCCATTTTGATAAGCAATTTAGCGCCTTACT from Clostridium pasteurianum BC1 includes:
- a CDS encoding IreB family regulatory phosphoprotein, with the protein product MANNNDNTIQFDVLKNKKDLTKAILSEVYDSLKEKGYNPINQLVGYIISGDPTYITNYNGARALVRKLERDEILEEVLKSYLNVK
- the ruvX gene encoding Holliday junction resolvase RuvX translates to MRILGLDIGDRTIGVAISDPLGYTAQGVTTIRRKNEDKDIEELAKLCKEYNVETIVSGLPKNMNGTVGPQSEKVLAFCEIIKVKIDIPVKMWDERLTTVAAEKAMLEADLSRAKRKKIIDKMAATYILQGYLDSLSMNLT
- a CDS encoding DUF1292 domain-containing protein, giving the protein MENDVTNITLLDEDGNEVDFEVITKLDIEENEYVIVAPKDDSDNSEAVVLRIDIDEDGNDILYTVEDEDEFNMVSEAYEALFPDGELN
- a CDS encoding Fur family transcriptional regulator, translating into MPKLSIDEIEKLKNNLKQKGYKLTPQRRAVLDIIIQSEGQHLTAEEIYELVKVDCPEIGLATVYRTVLLLEELGVISKLDLNDGCSRYELVHENENHQHHHLICTNCGKVIEVEGDLLDSLEHTIEEKYVFKIKNHSVKFYGLCSDCNKSSKLK
- a CDS encoding ribonuclease J gives rise to the protein MRKERDKIKIMPLGGLNEIGKNITVIEYKDEIAIIDCGLKFPDEEMYGIDIVIPDVTYLVKNIEKVKGIFLTHGHEDHIGALPYVLKQLNVPVYGTKLTLGIVETKLKEHGLLSIVKLVCVKPKDIIKLDTMSVEFIRTSHSIADSTAIAIHTPLGVIFHTGDFKIDYTPIDGCVADFARFAELGKRGVLLMLADSTNVERSGYTMSESTVGETFQKIFAKATGRIIVATFASNIHRIQQVVEAAEKFDRKVAVSGRSMENILAVAIEYGYLTAKEGTMISIDAINRYPADKVAIITTGSQGEPMSALTRMAASEHKKVNIVDGDMVIISASPIPGNEKLVSRVINQLFKKGADVIYEALADVHVSGHACQEELKLIHTLVKPKFFMPVHGEYRHLKQHGELAARLGMEKKNILIADNGDVIELTRSSIRKNGSVISGQVFVDGLGVGDVGNIVLRDRKHLSQDGILTVVVTIEKQSGSVIAGPDIISRGFVYVRESEDLMDEAREIVKNALKECEENHITEWATIKSNIKDGLRLFLYEKTKRKPMILPIIMEI
- the typA gene encoding translational GTPase TypA — its product is MELFTRNDIRNVAIIAHVDHGKTTLVDSLLRQSHVFRSNEKVQERVMDSNDLEKERGITILSKNTSVIHKGIKINIVDTPGHADFGGEVERVLKMVDSVLLLVDAFEGPMPQTKFVLKKALELGLKPIVVVNKIDKPNARPTDVINEVFDLFVELGASDEQLEFPIIYASARDGIAKYEVEDESDNMEPLFDTIIKHVKAPIGYLEAPFQMLVTTIDSNEYVGRIAIGKVERGRLKKNQQAAAIRKDGSTQNFKISSLYVYEGLKRVETDEVMIGDIAVVSGIQDVNIGETIADAATPEALPFVDIDEPTLSMYFMVNNSPFAGREGDFVTSRHIRDRLNKELETNVSLKVEETDSADSFKVSGRGELHLSILIETMRREGYEFQVSKPMVIYKEKDGKKLEPIENLTIDVPEEFMGVVMEKLGPRKAELKNMTSAINGYTRLEFKIPSRGLIGFRNEFMTDTKGNGIMNSVLDDYEEYRGEIPERSRGSIVVFEPGTAITYGLYNAQERGRLFIEPGTEVYAGMIAGECSRADDIDVNVCKKKHLSNTRSSGADDALKLVPVGEMSLEKCLEFIASDELVEVTPKSIRMRKKELDSNIRKRTSRNK
- the mltG gene encoding endolytic transglycosylase MltG, producing the protein MKNIYKGKNKLIINISIVIIILLVLFAYIANSLNHPFRVNSNKEFEVKNGDTLYGVISRLDSQGLVRNSNLIKAYIKYKKAPGNIRPGLYTLYNNLSIDKFINNINNGVFDKNTVFITIPEGYNLSQIAELLDKKGVITKDNFIKASSDYKLPDYIKNDNNRKYKLEGYLFPDTYQLKKNMPGKEIIDLMLSHFDKQFSALLKRDNISLDKSKYDAVITMASIVEGEAESDTERNTIASVFYNRLNKNMKLQSCATVEYALGYHKDKLYDKDLEIKSNYNTYYVNGLPEGPICNPGLKSIEAALKPGNTNYIYFVSNNNGTHFFTDEYKKFEEVKKITQGSN